A stretch of Dietzia lutea DNA encodes these proteins:
- the carA gene encoding glutamine-hydrolyzing carbamoyl-phosphate synthase small subunit produces the protein MTSHSTTPARQGVGEPAALVLEDGRIHRGQAFGATGTTLGEAVFTTGMSGYQETLTDPSYCRQIVVTTAPQIGNTGWNDEDGESLLDGEVGGGRIWVAGLVIRDLSRRASNQRSTRTLEEEMVTQGIVGIAGIDTRAVVRHIRERGAMKAGIFSGADLSDDETMLAAVRAQESMAGASLSDEVTTSEPYVVEPEGETRFSVAALDLGIKSNTPRMLAARGVRVHVIPAGSTLQDVLDLDVDGVFLSNGPGDPATADAAVHLTKEVLGQGIPFFGICFGNQILGRALGLDTYKMRFGHRGTNIPVIEKATGSVAITSQNHGFALRAPENDTWETPWGTATVTHVCANDGTVEGVALTDGSAFSVQYHPEAAAGPRDAADLFDRFVSLLASSDTGSADSRKGSN, from the coding sequence GTGACATCGCACAGCACCACGCCCGCGCGACAGGGGGTCGGCGAGCCCGCCGCACTCGTCCTCGAGGACGGGCGTATCCACCGGGGTCAGGCCTTCGGCGCCACCGGCACCACGCTCGGCGAGGCGGTGTTCACCACCGGTATGTCCGGGTACCAGGAGACCCTCACCGATCCGTCCTACTGTCGGCAGATCGTCGTGACCACCGCGCCCCAGATCGGCAACACCGGCTGGAACGACGAGGACGGCGAGTCGCTGCTGGACGGCGAGGTCGGCGGCGGCCGCATCTGGGTCGCTGGCCTCGTCATCCGCGACCTGTCGCGCCGCGCCTCGAACCAGCGCTCCACGCGCACGCTCGAGGAGGAGATGGTCACCCAGGGCATCGTCGGGATCGCGGGGATCGACACCCGCGCGGTCGTCCGCCACATCCGCGAGCGCGGTGCGATGAAGGCCGGCATCTTCTCCGGCGCGGACCTCTCCGACGACGAGACCATGCTCGCCGCCGTCCGCGCCCAGGAGTCCATGGCAGGCGCGTCGCTGTCCGACGAGGTCACCACCTCCGAGCCGTACGTGGTCGAGCCGGAGGGCGAGACCAGATTCTCGGTCGCCGCCCTCGACCTGGGCATCAAGTCCAACACGCCGCGCATGCTCGCGGCACGGGGCGTCCGCGTCCACGTGATCCCCGCCGGCTCGACCCTCCAGGACGTCCTCGACCTCGATGTCGACGGGGTCTTTCTGTCCAACGGGCCCGGCGACCCGGCGACCGCCGACGCCGCCGTGCACCTCACCAAGGAGGTCCTCGGCCAGGGCATCCCGTTCTTCGGCATCTGCTTCGGCAACCAGATCCTCGGGCGCGCGCTGGGCCTGGACACGTACAAGATGCGGTTCGGTCACCGCGGCACCAACATCCCGGTGATCGAGAAGGCCACCGGCTCGGTGGCCATCACCTCGCAGAACCACGGGTTCGCCCTCCGCGCCCCCGAGAACGACACCTGGGAGACGCCGTGGGGGACCGCGACGGTCACCCACGTGTGCGCCAACGACGGCACCGTCGAGGGCGTCGCCCTCACCGACGGCAGCGCGTTCTCCGTCCAGTACCACCCCGAGGCGGCCGCGGGTCCCCGGGACGCAGCGGACCTGTTCGACCGCTTCGTCAGCCTGCTCGCCTCCTCCGACACCGGCTCCGCAGACTCCAGAAAGGGCTCGAACTGA
- a CDS encoding dihydroorotase, which translates to MSAHSAPTLLLRRVRPYGEGDPVDVLVRDGRIAAIGDDAGAHAEAGSADVTDGGEGVEILDFDGAVLLPGFVDLHTHLREPGREDTETIATGSAAAARGGYTAVFAMANTQPPQDNQTVTDSVFRIGREVGLCDVHPVGAVTVGLAGEQLTEMGQMASGEARVRVFSDDGMCVYDPLVMRRALEYSAGLGVLIAQHAEEPRLTRGAVAHEGPTAARLGLTGWPRSAEESIVARDAILARDAGARVHICHASTTGTVELLRWAKAQGISITAEVTPHHLLLDDSRLESYDGVYRVNPPLREAHDAAALREALVSGVIDCVATDHAPHAAQEKCCEFAAARPGMLGLETALPIVAALLVESGDMTWRDLARVMSTRPAEIAGLSDQGRPIAVGEPANLAVVDPDSPWTVVGEELSSLSANTPYEGMTFAARVVGTVYRGRLTTRDGEVLA; encoded by the coding sequence GTGAGCGCCCACTCTGCGCCTACCCTGCTGCTACGTCGGGTACGCCCCTACGGAGAGGGCGACCCCGTGGACGTCCTCGTCCGGGACGGCCGGATCGCGGCGATCGGCGACGACGCCGGCGCCCACGCCGAGGCCGGTTCCGCGGATGTCACCGACGGTGGCGAGGGCGTCGAGATCCTCGACTTCGACGGGGCGGTCCTGCTGCCCGGGTTCGTCGATCTGCACACCCATCTGCGCGAGCCCGGCCGCGAGGACACCGAGACCATCGCGACCGGATCGGCCGCCGCCGCCCGCGGCGGCTACACCGCCGTGTTCGCGATGGCCAACACCCAGCCCCCGCAGGACAACCAGACGGTCACCGACTCGGTCTTCAGGATCGGCCGCGAGGTCGGTCTGTGCGACGTCCACCCCGTCGGCGCCGTCACCGTCGGACTCGCCGGCGAGCAGCTCACGGAGATGGGGCAGATGGCCTCGGGGGAGGCCCGCGTACGGGTCTTCTCCGACGACGGCATGTGCGTGTACGACCCGCTGGTGATGCGCCGCGCCCTCGAGTACTCGGCCGGTCTCGGCGTGCTCATCGCGCAGCACGCCGAGGAGCCGCGGCTGACCCGCGGAGCGGTGGCACACGAGGGGCCCACCGCGGCACGCCTCGGGCTCACCGGCTGGCCGCGCTCGGCCGAGGAGTCGATCGTCGCCCGCGACGCGATCCTCGCCCGCGACGCCGGTGCCCGCGTCCACATCTGCCACGCCTCCACGACCGGCACCGTCGAGCTGCTGCGGTGGGCCAAGGCGCAGGGCATCTCGATCACCGCCGAGGTCACCCCGCACCACCTGCTGCTGGACGACTCGCGACTCGAGTCGTACGACGGCGTGTACCGCGTCAACCCGCCGCTGCGCGAGGCGCACGACGCGGCGGCACTGCGCGAGGCCCTGGTCTCCGGGGTGATCGACTGCGTCGCCACCGACCACGCCCCGCACGCGGCCCAGGAGAAGTGCTGCGAGTTCGCCGCCGCCCGTCCCGGCATGCTCGGCCTCGAGACCGCCCTGCCCATCGTCGCCGCACTGCTGGTCGAATCCGGGGACATGACCTGGCGGGACCTCGCCCGCGTCATGAGCACCCGGCCCGCCGAGATCGCCGGCCTGTCGGACCAGGGGCGGCCGATCGCGGTGGGGGAGCCGGCCAACCTCGCCGTCGTCGACCCCGACTCCCCGTGGACCGTCGTGGGCGAGGAGCTCTCAAGTCTGTCCGCCAACACCCCCTACGAGGGAATGACGTTCGCGGCGAGGGTCGTCGGCACCGTGTACCGGGGCCGCCTGACCACCCGCGACGGAGAGGTACTCGCATGA
- a CDS encoding aspartate carbamoyltransferase catalytic subunit, which produces MKHLLSAADLDRDAALSILDEAARLKEALLGREVRKLPTLRGKTVLTVFYENSTRTRVSFETAGKWMSADVINVSASASSVQKGESLRDTALTLTAIGADALIVRHPASGAAQQIAGWVAPGGAGPSVINAGDGMHEHPTQALLDAMTLRERLGGVEGRRVVIVGDILHSRVARSNALLLSTLGAEVVLVAPPTLLPVGVESWPVRASTDLDAELDGADAVMMLRVQAERMNGGFFPSAREYAVRYGLGPARAARLGEDVVVLHPGPMVRGMEIGFDTADAPSSAILQQVTNGVHVRMSVLLHALVGTEGNPE; this is translated from the coding sequence ATGAAGCACCTGCTCTCGGCGGCCGACCTCGACCGGGACGCGGCGCTGTCGATCCTCGACGAGGCGGCGCGCCTGAAGGAGGCCCTCCTCGGCCGCGAGGTCCGCAAACTGCCGACGCTGCGGGGCAAGACGGTGCTGACGGTGTTCTACGAGAACTCCACCCGGACCCGCGTGTCCTTCGAGACCGCCGGCAAGTGGATGAGCGCCGACGTCATCAACGTCTCGGCCAGCGCGTCCTCCGTCCAGAAGGGCGAGTCGCTCCGCGACACCGCGTTGACCCTCACCGCCATCGGTGCCGACGCCCTCATCGTCCGCCACCCCGCCTCGGGTGCGGCGCAGCAGATCGCCGGCTGGGTCGCCCCCGGAGGGGCCGGCCCGTCGGTCATCAACGCCGGTGACGGCATGCACGAGCACCCCACCCAGGCACTGCTCGACGCCATGACACTGCGCGAGCGGCTCGGCGGTGTCGAGGGACGCCGCGTGGTGATCGTCGGCGACATCCTGCACTCACGGGTCGCCCGGTCCAACGCCCTGCTGTTGTCGACACTGGGCGCGGAGGTCGTCCTCGTCGCTCCGCCCACGCTGTTGCCGGTGGGCGTGGAGTCCTGGCCCGTCCGCGCCTCCACCGATCTCGACGCCGAACTGGACGGCGCGGACGCCGTCATGATGCTGCGCGTCCAGGCCGAACGGATGAACGGCGGGTTCTTCCCGTCCGCCCGCGAGTACGCGGTGCGCTACGGACTCGGACCCGCCCGCGCGGCCCGGCTCGGGGAGGACGTCGTGGTCCTGCACCCCGGCCCGATGGTCCGCGGCATGGAGATCGGCTTCGACACCGCCGACGCGCCGTCGTCCGCGATCCTCCAGCAGGTCACCAACGGGGTGCACGTCCGCATGTCGGTCCTGCTGCACGCCCTTGTCGGAACGGAAGGAAACCCCGAGTGA
- the pyrR gene encoding bifunctional pyr operon transcriptional regulator/uracil phosphoribosyltransferase PyrR encodes MSADGSETNSVSLFTSDDVARTVSRLAHQIIERTAADAPGSGPVVLLGIPTRGVPLAARLAERIREFSGAEVHAGSLDVTLYRDDLAGGPHRPLGPTRVPSQGIDGATVILVDDVLFSGRTIRAAFDALRDLGRPARVQLAVLVDRGHRELPIRADYVGKNVPTSREEGVSVRLTEIDGTDAVFLRRPDPERMR; translated from the coding sequence GTGAGCGCTGACGGTTCGGAGACGAACTCGGTGTCACTCTTCACGTCCGACGACGTCGCCAGGACGGTGTCCCGCCTGGCACATCAGATCATCGAACGCACTGCTGCGGACGCGCCCGGCTCGGGCCCCGTGGTGCTGCTCGGCATCCCGACCCGCGGCGTGCCGCTGGCCGCCCGCCTCGCCGAGCGGATCCGCGAGTTCAGCGGGGCCGAGGTCCACGCCGGGTCGCTCGACGTCACGCTCTACCGTGACGATCTCGCGGGCGGACCGCACCGGCCTCTGGGCCCCACGAGGGTCCCGTCGCAGGGGATCGACGGGGCCACGGTCATCCTCGTCGACGACGTGCTGTTCTCGGGCCGGACCATCCGGGCCGCGTTCGACGCGCTCCGTGATCTCGGTCGGCCCGCCCGCGTCCAGCTGGCGGTCCTCGTCGACCGCGGTCACCGCGAGCTGCCCATCCGCGCGGACTACGTGGGCAAGAACGTCCCGACCTCCCGGGAAGAGGGCGTGTCGGTACGGCTCACCGAGATCGACGGCACCGACGCCGTGTTCCTGCGGCGACCCGACCCGGAGAGGATGCGATGA
- the nusB gene encoding transcription antitermination factor NusB, with product MADEVDHRRRGARYRARRRAVSLLFEAELRDADVVQLAEERRRMGEESQEFHDVAPYTMEIVTGVAERLDRLDSTISEHLREWTLERLPAVDRAVLRSAAWELLFGSDEVDAAVAIDQAVLLVSDLSAEKSVPYVNAVLDRVAGLAQHIRAAERAVSSLEGPADAEAPDVSQATSDDPGTGAAD from the coding sequence ATGGCGGACGAGGTCGACCACCGGCGCCGAGGAGCTCGGTACCGGGCGCGCAGGCGTGCCGTCTCTCTGCTCTTCGAGGCCGAACTGCGGGACGCCGACGTGGTGCAGCTCGCGGAGGAACGCCGGCGGATGGGCGAGGAGTCCCAGGAGTTCCACGACGTCGCGCCGTACACCATGGAGATCGTCACCGGCGTCGCCGAGCGGCTCGACCGGCTGGACTCGACGATCTCCGAGCACCTGCGGGAGTGGACGCTCGAGCGGCTGCCCGCCGTCGATCGCGCGGTGCTCCGCTCGGCCGCGTGGGAGCTGCTCTTCGGCTCCGACGAGGTGGACGCGGCCGTGGCGATCGACCAGGCGGTCCTGTTGGTGTCGGACCTGTCCGCGGAGAAGTCGGTGCCGTACGTCAACGCAGTGCTCGACCGGGTGGCCGGGCTGGCCCAGCACATCCGGGCCGCCGAGCGGGCCGTGTCGAGCCTGGAGGGCCCGGCCGACGCCGAGGCGCCGGACGTGTCGCAGGCCACGTCCGACGATCCGGGGACGGGCGCGGCCGACTGA
- the efp gene encoding elongation factor P, with amino-acid sequence MASTADFKNGLVLKEEGQLWQITEFQHVKPGKGPAFVRTKMKNVVSGKTIDKTFSAGVKVETATVDRRDMTFLYRDGEDYVLMDEQDYEQINVPPAVMGDAARFLLENTSVQVSMHEGVPLFAEMPVAVDLLVQHTDPGLQGDRSTGGTKPATLETGAEVQVPLFINTGDKLRIDTRDGRYLSRVND; translated from the coding sequence ATGGCGTCCACTGCCGACTTCAAGAACGGCCTCGTCCTCAAGGAGGAGGGCCAGCTCTGGCAGATCACCGAATTCCAGCACGTCAAGCCCGGCAAGGGCCCCGCGTTCGTGCGGACCAAGATGAAGAACGTGGTGTCCGGCAAGACCATCGACAAGACCTTCAGCGCCGGCGTGAAGGTCGAGACCGCGACGGTCGACCGCCGGGACATGACCTTCCTCTACCGCGACGGTGAGGACTACGTCCTCATGGACGAGCAGGACTACGAGCAGATCAACGTCCCGCCCGCCGTGATGGGCGACGCCGCCCGCTTTTTGCTGGAGAACACCTCGGTCCAGGTCTCCATGCACGAGGGCGTGCCGCTCTTCGCGGAGATGCCGGTGGCCGTGGACCTGCTGGTCCAGCACACCGATCCGGGCCTGCAGGGTGACCGTTCGACCGGCGGCACCAAGCCGGCGACGCTCGAGACCGGCGCCGAGGTACAGGTGCCGCTGTTCATCAACACGGGCGACAAGCTGCGTATCGACACCCGCGACGGCCGTTACCTCAGCCGGGTGAACGACTGA
- a CDS encoding aminopeptidase P family protein codes for MIERLAPRRKALAAALADVGAQGLLVTDPRNIAYLTGFRGSGGVALVDDDGEAVLCTDSRYELQVVEQAPDVGHVISREYVSGVLGRRRGPAEAPLAVEAEHMTLSAASALRRALADTGGAATRIVETSGLVEQVRRTKDPEELALIERACGVVDEAWTHLLTTGAIAAGRTEREVAADLEHAMRRAGSDGVAFETIVASGPNGAHPHHVPGDRVLADGDLVVVDFGATVSGYASDCTRTVALGTAPERLLDAYEVVLRAQLAGVEAVREGTGCAELDAVSRGIIDDAGFGDHFGHSLGHGVGLDVHEAPAVSTRSTSTLSDGDVITIEPGIYLPGLGGIRIEDTVAVTGGGGRSLTTTSKALRVL; via the coding sequence GTGATCGAGCGACTCGCCCCCCGCCGGAAGGCCCTGGCCGCCGCCCTGGCGGACGTCGGTGCACAGGGCCTGTTGGTCACCGATCCGCGCAACATCGCCTACCTGACCGGGTTCCGCGGGTCGGGTGGTGTCGCGTTGGTGGATGACGACGGCGAGGCGGTGCTGTGCACGGATTCGCGGTACGAACTCCAGGTGGTCGAGCAGGCCCCGGACGTGGGGCACGTGATCTCGCGGGAGTACGTTTCCGGCGTGCTGGGGCGTCGCCGCGGCCCCGCGGAGGCCCCGCTCGCCGTGGAGGCGGAGCACATGACGCTGTCCGCGGCGTCCGCCCTCCGCCGCGCGCTCGCGGACACCGGGGGAGCGGCCACCCGCATCGTCGAGACCAGCGGCCTCGTGGAGCAGGTGCGCCGCACCAAGGACCCCGAGGAGTTGGCGCTCATCGAGCGCGCCTGCGGCGTGGTCGACGAGGCGTGGACACACCTGCTGACCACCGGTGCCATCGCCGCGGGCCGCACCGAGCGGGAGGTCGCGGCCGACCTCGAACACGCGATGCGGCGGGCGGGGTCGGACGGTGTGGCGTTCGAGACGATCGTCGCCTCGGGTCCCAACGGCGCGCACCCGCACCACGTGCCGGGCGACCGGGTGCTCGCCGACGGCGACCTCGTGGTGGTCGACTTCGGCGCCACCGTCTCCGGCTACGCGTCGGACTGCACCCGCACGGTCGCGCTGGGCACCGCTCCGGAGCGACTGCTGGACGCCTACGAGGTCGTCCTGCGTGCGCAGCTGGCCGGCGTGGAGGCGGTGCGAGAGGGGACGGGATGCGCGGAGCTCGACGCGGTGAGCCGGGGCATCATCGACGACGCCGGGTTCGGCGACCACTTCGGCCACTCGCTGGGTCACGGGGTGGGCCTCGACGTGCACGAAGCGCCCGCGGTGTCGACGAGGTCCACGAGTACACTGTCCGACGGCGATGTGATCACCATCGAGCCGGGGATCTACCTCCCCGGCCTCGGCGGGATCCGTATCGAGGACACCGTGGCCGTCACCGGCGGTGGCGGGAGGTCCCTGACCACCACGTCGAAGGCTCTCAGGGTGCTCTGA
- the aroB gene encoding 3-dehydroquinate synthase yields the protein MNQDANTSDPVVVEVRAADPYSVVIGRGLLPEILEACSSSRTVAIFYQPPLAQTAETLREKLAEVGVDAHRIEIPDAEAGKDLAVAGFCWDVLGQIGLNRKDTIVSLGGGAATDLAGFVAATWMRGVRVVHIPTTLLAMVDAAVGGKTGINTDAGKNLVGSFHEPAAVFVDTATLETVPRNELVSGMAEVVKCGFIADPVILDLIEADPEAALDPSGDTIVELIRRSVQVKADVVGQDLKESGLREILNYGHTLGHAVERREQYRWRHGAAISVGMCFVAELARLAGRLDDATAERHSSVLASLGLPTGYDPDAFPRLLELMAGDKKNHSGFLRLVVLDGLARPSRMEAPDPSLMTAAYATISEGRAPSGGGILL from the coding sequence ATGAACCAGGATGCGAACACCAGCGACCCCGTCGTCGTGGAGGTGCGTGCCGCGGATCCGTATTCCGTGGTGATCGGCCGCGGGTTGCTACCGGAGATCCTCGAGGCGTGCTCGTCCTCGCGGACCGTCGCGATCTTCTACCAGCCGCCTCTGGCGCAGACGGCCGAGACGCTGCGCGAGAAGCTCGCCGAGGTGGGGGTGGACGCCCACCGCATCGAGATCCCCGACGCCGAGGCCGGGAAGGACCTCGCCGTCGCCGGGTTCTGCTGGGACGTCCTCGGCCAGATCGGCCTCAACCGCAAGGACACCATCGTCAGCCTGGGAGGCGGGGCCGCCACCGACCTCGCCGGCTTCGTCGCCGCCACGTGGATGCGTGGCGTACGGGTGGTGCACATCCCCACGACGTTGCTGGCGATGGTCGACGCGGCCGTCGGCGGCAAGACCGGCATCAACACGGACGCGGGCAAGAACCTGGTGGGCAGCTTCCACGAGCCGGCGGCGGTGTTCGTCGACACGGCCACCCTCGAGACCGTTCCCCGCAACGAGTTGGTCTCGGGCATGGCCGAGGTGGTCAAGTGCGGCTTCATCGCCGACCCCGTGATCCTCGACCTCATCGAGGCGGACCCGGAGGCGGCCCTTGACCCGTCCGGGGACACGATCGTCGAGCTGATCCGCCGCAGCGTGCAGGTCAAGGCCGACGTCGTGGGGCAGGACCTCAAGGAGTCGGGACTGCGGGAGATCCTCAACTACGGGCACACCCTCGGCCACGCGGTCGAGCGTCGCGAGCAGTACCGCTGGCGTCACGGCGCCGCGATCAGCGTGGGCATGTGTTTCGTCGCGGAGCTGGCGAGGCTCGCCGGTCGCCTCGACGACGCGACGGCTGAACGGCACAGCTCGGTCCTGGCCTCGCTCGGCCTGCCGACCGGGTACGACCCGGACGCCTTCCCGCGCCTCCTCGAGCTCATGGCCGGGGACAAGAAGAACCACTCCGGCTTCCTGCGCCTGGTGGTACTGGACGGGCTCGCGCGCCCCTCCCGGATGGAGGCCCCGGACCCGTCGCTGATGACGGCCGCCTACGCCACCATCTCCGAGGGCCGTGCCCCGAGCGGCGGGGGGATCCTCCTGTGA
- a CDS encoding shikimate kinase, with translation MSGPARPVAVLVGPPGAGKTTIGRKLARRLELPFLDADHLIEEAEGRSIPEIFASDGEHAFREIEERIIGEALTSFDGVLSLGGGAVLSPVTRERLRGHRVVHLTIGVAEGVRRSQGPGRPLLSGGDVTARYQALLTERAPLYREVAWTTVSTERRSSGKVVSDIVDRLGSGDPHPRGAGGRTR, from the coding sequence ATGAGCGGCCCGGCACGTCCGGTCGCGGTGCTCGTGGGCCCGCCCGGCGCCGGGAAGACCACCATCGGCCGCAAACTCGCCCGACGTCTCGAACTGCCGTTCCTGGACGCCGATCACCTGATCGAGGAGGCCGAGGGCCGGAGTATCCCCGAGATCTTCGCTTCCGACGGCGAGCACGCCTTCCGCGAGATCGAGGAGCGGATCATCGGCGAGGCGCTCACCTCCTTCGACGGGGTGCTCTCCCTCGGCGGTGGTGCGGTGCTGTCCCCGGTGACGCGGGAGCGACTGCGCGGGCACCGGGTCGTCCACCTCACGATCGGGGTGGCCGAGGGCGTGCGCCGGTCCCAGGGGCCGGGCCGCCCGCTGCTGTCCGGGGGCGACGTCACCGCGCGGTACCAGGCACTGCTCACCGAGCGGGCACCCCTGTACCGGGAGGTGGCCTGGACGACCGTGAGCACCGAGCGGCGCAGTTCGGGCAAGGTGGTGTCGGACATCGTCGACAGGCTCGGGTCCGGCGACCCGCATCCGCGGGGCGCCGGCGGCCGGACGAGATGA
- the aroC gene encoding chorismate synthase codes for MLKWTTAGESHGQALVTIVEGVIAGVEVTSEEIAAQLARRRLGYGRGARMKFEADAVRVLGGVRHGRTMGSPVAIEVGNTEWPKWEQIMSADPVDPEEIDDKARAARLTRPRPGHADFSGMLKYDFDDARMVLERASARETAARVAAGTVARGVLRDVLGVEVLSHVVSVGASEPYVGPEPTFADLEAIDASPVRAFDAAAAESMIAEIEAAKKAGDTLGGVVEVVVHGLPIGLGSHVSGEERLDAQLAGALMGIQAIKGVEVGDGFETARRRGSVAHDEMVRGADGVERRSNRAGGLEGGMTNGQPLRVRAAMKPISTVPRALATVDMEDGSAATAIHQRSDVCAVPAAGVVAESMVALVLARAVLQKFGGDSLAETHRNAEGYLDAVAERLDWATDEV; via the coding sequence GTGCTGAAGTGGACCACTGCCGGAGAATCGCATGGCCAGGCCCTCGTGACGATCGTCGAGGGCGTCATCGCGGGCGTCGAGGTGACGAGCGAGGAGATCGCCGCGCAACTCGCCCGCCGACGCCTCGGCTACGGCCGCGGTGCGCGCATGAAGTTCGAGGCCGACGCCGTGCGCGTGCTGGGCGGCGTCCGGCACGGTCGGACCATGGGATCGCCGGTGGCGATCGAGGTCGGGAACACCGAGTGGCCCAAGTGGGAACAGATCATGTCGGCGGACCCCGTGGACCCCGAGGAGATCGACGACAAGGCCCGCGCCGCCCGCCTGACCCGCCCGCGGCCCGGTCACGCGGACTTCTCCGGGATGCTCAAGTACGACTTCGACGACGCCCGGATGGTCCTCGAGCGGGCCAGCGCGCGGGAGACCGCCGCCCGGGTCGCGGCCGGGACGGTCGCTCGCGGCGTGCTCCGCGACGTCCTCGGCGTGGAGGTACTGTCCCACGTCGTCTCCGTCGGCGCCTCGGAGCCCTACGTGGGCCCGGAGCCGACGTTCGCCGATCTCGAGGCGATCGACGCCAGCCCCGTGCGCGCGTTCGACGCCGCCGCCGCGGAATCGATGATCGCGGAGATCGAGGCCGCCAAGAAGGCCGGCGACACCCTCGGGGGCGTCGTCGAGGTCGTCGTCCACGGACTCCCCATCGGGCTCGGGTCGCACGTGTCGGGCGAGGAGCGTCTCGACGCCCAGCTCGCCGGCGCCCTCATGGGGATCCAGGCCATCAAGGGTGTCGAGGTCGGTGACGGGTTCGAGACGGCTCGCCGACGCGGCAGCGTCGCCCACGACGAGATGGTCCGCGGTGCCGACGGCGTCGAGCGGCGCAGCAACCGGGCGGGCGGGCTCGAGGGCGGGATGACCAACGGCCAGCCCCTGCGGGTGCGGGCGGCGATGAAGCCCATCTCGACCGTTCCGCGCGCCCTCGCGACGGTCGACATGGAGGACGGGTCGGCGGCCACGGCGATCCATCAGCGCTCGGACGTGTGCGCCGTCCCCGCGGCGGGCGTCGTCGCGGAGTCGATGGTCGCGCTGGTCCTGGCCCGGGCGGTCCTGCAGAAGTTCGGTGGCGACTCGCTGGCGGAGACCCACCGCAACGCCGAGGGGTACCTCGACGCGGTCGCCGAGCGTCTGGACTGGGCGACGGACGAGGTATGA
- a CDS encoding shikimate dehydrogenase gives MDADPSTPAAGPRSAAVLGHPVDHSLSPVLHGAAYRALGLHDWTYERIDCDAERLPSLVDSSPAHRIGYSVTMPGKFAALAHATEVSDRARIVGSANTLVRRGGGWFADCTDVDGVTGALATFGDLPAAPTAVVLGVGGTARPVLAGLAAAGATRVVLASRRDNAGPAAECGRALGLDINTVLLTDTSLPVEIEAADVLVSTVPEPGIRELTGLVSGARRLFDVLYDPWPTVAGAAASAAGVPVVGGDVMLLNQAFGQVELFTGRPAPRAEMAAALARALGR, from the coding sequence GTGGACGCTGATCCGTCGACGCCCGCCGCCGGGCCGCGGTCGGCGGCCGTGCTCGGGCATCCGGTGGACCACTCGCTCTCCCCGGTCCTGCACGGCGCCGCCTACCGCGCCCTCGGGCTCCACGACTGGACCTACGAGCGCATCGACTGCGACGCCGAGCGCCTGCCGTCCCTGGTGGACTCCTCGCCGGCCCACCGGATCGGCTACTCGGTCACGATGCCCGGGAAGTTCGCCGCGCTCGCGCACGCCACCGAGGTCAGCGACCGCGCCCGCATCGTCGGCAGCGCCAACACCCTCGTGCGGCGCGGCGGCGGCTGGTTCGCCGACTGCACGGACGTCGACGGGGTCACCGGCGCCCTGGCCACGTTCGGCGACCTGCCCGCCGCGCCGACGGCGGTCGTGCTCGGCGTGGGCGGCACCGCCCGACCGGTCCTGGCGGGCCTGGCCGCGGCCGGCGCGACCCGCGTCGTCCTGGCCTCCCGCCGCGACAACGCCGGCCCGGCCGCGGAGTGCGGGCGCGCCCTCGGCCTGGACATCAACACGGTGCTGCTGACCGACACGTCGCTACCCGTGGAGATCGAGGCCGCGGACGTGCTGGTCAGCACCGTCCCCGAGCCCGGGATCCGGGAGCTCACCGGTCTCGTGTCCGGCGCCCGCCGGCTCTTCGACGTGCTCTACGACCCCTGGCCGACCGTGGCCGGGGCGGCCGCCTCCGCCGCCGGGGTGCCCGTGGTGGGCGGCGACGTCATGTTGCTCAACCAGGCCTTCGGTCAGGTCGAGTTGTTCACGGGCAGGCCCGCGCCGCGGGCCGAGATGGCCGCGGCACTGGCGCGGGCCCTCGGGCGGTAG